Proteins from one Oncorhynchus nerka isolate Pitt River unplaced genomic scaffold, Oner_Uvic_2.0 unplaced_scaffold_2960, whole genome shotgun sequence genomic window:
- the LOC135566918 gene encoding keratin-associated protein 29-1-like: TCEYQTCEYQTCEYQTCEYQSCEYQTCEYQTCEYQSCEYQTCEYQTNEYQTCEYQTCEYQTCEYQSCEYQSCEYQTCEYQSCEYQTNESQTCEYQSCEYQTCEYQTCEYQSCEYQTCEYQTNEYQTCEYQTCEYQTCEYQSCEYQSCEYQSCEYQTCEYQSCEYQTCEYQTCEYQTNEYQTCEYQTCEYQTNEYQTCE; the protein is encoded by the coding sequence ACCTGTGAATACCAGACCTGTGAATACCAGACCTGTGAATACCAGACCTGTGAATACCAGTCCTGTGAATACCAGACCTGTGAATACCAGACCTGTGAATACCAGTCCTGTGAATACCAGACCTGTGAATACCAGACCAATGAATACCAGACCTGTGAATACCAGACCTGTGAATACCAGACCTGTGAATACCAGTCCTGTGAATACCAGTCCTGTGAATACCAGACCTGTGAATACCAGTCCTGTGAATACCAGACCAATGAATCCCAGACCTGTGAATACCAGTCCTGTGAATACCAGACCTGTGAATACCAGACCTGTGAATACCAGTCCTGTGAATACCAGACCTGTGAATACCAGACCAATGAATACCAGACCTGTGAATACCAGACCTGTGAATACCAGACCTGTGAATACCAGTCCTGTGAATACCAGTCCTGTGAATACCAGTCCTGTGAATACCAGACCTGTGAATACCAGTCCTGTGAATACCAGACCTGTGAATACCAGACCTGTGAATACCAGACCAATGAATACCAGACCTGTGAATACCAGACCTGTGAATACCAGACCAATGAATACCAGACCTGTGAATAG